TGATCTTGCTAAAAAGAAGACATTTCCTGCACTCTTTAACCTTTACCGGCAGGTAACTGTTGGTTATGCTTATTCCATAAATATGTTTACTCCTTGCATGGTTTggtattttcttttttgaacaAAATATGCCTTTTTGAACAAAATATGCCTTAAATTAGTGACAGATATATTCCTTTTATCTTCACCTCAGATAGTGTAATAAAAAATACGTTGGTGTTtggttaaatttttttcccaCTCAAGGTGATTTTGTACTTAACTGGAATATTCAGGGATTTTTGCAATCGAATGAAGTTCACATTTTTGGCTATGCAAGGACCATGATCTCTGATGGAGAATTAAGAGATCGAATTCAAGGGTATGAATGAATGATGTCTGTATTAATTACTGAAGGAGATACTTTCTGGTTTGTTGGGATGTATACTTGGCAAGTCTGAAGCTGAAGGCTGAAAATCATGCACTATTTCGCCTGATTGGAGTTATTGATAATTCTACTATAAACATTTATTTGTCTTGTTCCTGTTTGTAAATTATTCTGCTTCGGATAAACATACCTTTTTCTATAGATATCTTCCTAGAGGAAAAGAAAGAACAGAAGACGTTTCAAACTTTCTGCAGTTGGTAAGTGGCCGCTGGTTACCACATATTTGTGTTCAAATCCTTGAAATATGTATTATTAGCACATGCGAATCTTTGTTTGACATTGTAGATTAAATATGTGAGTGGCTCCTATGAAGCTCCAGAAGGCTTTCAAGCATTAGATAAAGCTATATCCGAGCACGAAATATCAAAAAACAGTACGGATGGATCATCTAGGAGGCTTTTCTATTTTGCACTTCCTCCATCTGTATATCCACCAGTCTGTAAAATGATCAAGAACTATGCCATGAATAAGTGTAAGCATATTTTAGCGTAAAGTAGTTTGATTTAGAGTGTTACATTGAATGACGTGGGCTACCTATGTGATTTGTGCTAACATCAGTACAAGTTTAGGCGACGTCTTAATATTTTGATTCATGTACAATATTAAGTACAAATTCATGTCATTcctcaatatatatttattttcagcTGATCTTGGCGGATGGACTCGCATTGTTGTTGAGAAGCCATTTGGAAAGGATTTGGCATCAGCCGAGGAACTGAGCTCCCAGATTGGAGAATTATTTGAGGAACCACAAATTTATCGTATTGATCATTATTTGGGAAAAGAACTGGTGCAAAATTTGGTAATTTATTACTTAAAGTATCTGATGTTATTATCACCCAGTTACTCAGTGCACATATACTGTATTACCAAAAGGGAAACATTTACTTCCACTTGTCTTCTAAATCTTTGCAGCTGGTGCTTCGTTTTGCGAATCGTTTATTTTTACCTCTTTGGAATCGTGACAACATAGCTAATGTTCAGGTCAGTGTTTTAGACAAGATGTTTGGAATTTTTTGTAATCATTCCTTATTTACATAGATTACAATTTCACTTTTGTTGCTGCAGATAGTGTTTAGAGAAGATTTCGGAACTGAGGGTCGTGGTGGATATTTTGATCAGTATGGGTATGCTTTGCGATTCTGAGTGCTTTAATCacgaaattaaattttgataaatgtgTCTTTTGTTATTAGTTGCAATATGGTTGtatattttatgcattattCTTTCAGTTTGTACCCGCATCCAAAAAACGACTAACTTGTGTTTGTTGCTTCTTTTGCTCATTTGAACTTGGCAGCATAATCCGTGACATTATTCAGAACCACCTATTGCAGGTGAGTCTTGTCAATACAGATCGAATCCTTCTTGAGTACTAATTCTTTGTAAAATTCCAATTTTCTTTTCTAAATTGTTGATCTCAAATGTGCCATTGTGTTTTTCTCATGTAATAACGTCTGCCATTTTATGAAATCTCACTTGATATTGCATTTGCATTGATAAGATAGAAAATTTTACTGGTGTGgctgatttttaattatttttaaggtTCTTTGCCTTGTTGCCATGGAGAAACCTATTTCCATGAAGCCTGAGCATATACGAGATGAGAAAGTGAAGGTATGTAGCGGTTATTGTTTGCTCATGCAAGATGCCTTGTATTCTTCCATTATTTTGCTCGACTCCCCTAAGCTTTCTACACAAAGAAGAATCATCAAGACACTATTTTAGTTTTTTGTTCTTGAACCTCAATTTGGTGAGTCCTTTCAGTATCACTTATCTGGAACTTAGGTTCTTCAATCTGTTGTTCCGATCAAAGATGAAGAGGTGGTGCTTGGACAATATGAAGGCTAT
This window of the Primulina huaijiensis isolate GDHJ02 chromosome 3, ASM1229523v2, whole genome shotgun sequence genome carries:
- the LOC140974488 gene encoding glucose-6-phosphate 1-dehydrogenase, cytoplasmic isoform encodes the protein MAGEWHCEKRTLSKYESFPRENENVSETGCLSIIVLGASGDLAKKKTFPALFNLYRQGFLQSNEVHIFGYARTMISDGELRDRIQGYLPRGKERTEDVSNFLQLIKYVSGSYEAPEGFQALDKAISEHEISKNSTDGSSRRLFYFALPPSVYPPVCKMIKNYAMNKSDLGGWTRIVVEKPFGKDLASAEELSSQIGELFEEPQIYRIDHYLGKELVQNLLVLRFANRLFLPLWNRDNIANVQIVFREDFGTEGRGGYFDQYGIIRDIIQNHLLQVLCLVAMEKPISMKPEHIRDEKVKVLQSVVPIKDEEVVLGQYEGYKDDRTVPDNSNTPTFATVVLHIHNERWEGVPFILKAGKALNSRKAEIRVQFKDVPGDIFKCQKQGRNEFVIRLQPSEAIYMKLTVKQPGLEMSTAQSELDLSYNQRYQGVVIPEAYERLILDTIKGDQQHFVRRDELKAAWEIFTPLLHRVDDGKIKSLPYKPGSRGPSEADELLEKAGYVQTHGYIWIPPTL